The following are from one region of the bacterium genome:
- a CDS encoding DUF4242 domain-containing protein yields the protein MPKYVIERDLAGAGTLSPHELRAISQKSCAVLNQMGPEIQWVHSYITDDKIYCLYVAPNKAMVREHALKGGFPANRVSAVLTTIDPTTAEV from the coding sequence ATGCCAAAGTACGTGATCGAGCGCGATCTCGCCGGCGCGGGCACGCTGTCGCCTCACGAGCTCCGTGCCATTTCTCAGAAGTCCTGCGCGGTCCTGAACCAGATGGGCCCCGAGATCCAATGGGTCCACAGTTATATCACGGACGACAAGATCTACTGTCTGTACGTCGCGCCGAACAAGGCGATGGTGCGCGAGCACGCCCTGAAGGGTGGGTTCCCCGCCAACCGCGTGTCGGCGGTCCTGACGACCATCGACCCGACGACGGCGGAGGTCTAG
- a CDS encoding cupredoxin domain-containing protein, giving the protein MSDGSRGRARRALPRCWRRAALAALVAGAPFWCPVPPSTAAAASARSVASVAGGTLPASAQTVRVETAEFVFRPAVIAVSAGRPVRLVFANRGRLAHQFQADYLRALPARIWDDATLAEVQGVTLVRVEPAGTASIEFYPRRRGRFVFACTIEGHREAGMRGVLEVK; this is encoded by the coding sequence GTGAGTGACGGAAGCCGGGGAAGGGCGCGCCGCGCCCTTCCCCGCTGCTGGCGTCGAGCCGCCCTCGCCGCCCTCGTCGCAGGCGCGCCCTTCTGGTGCCCCGTCCCACCGTCGACGGCCGCCGCCGCGTCCGCCCGGTCCGTCGCGTCGGTCGCGGGCGGGACCCTGCCGGCCTCGGCCCAGACGGTGCGCGTCGAGACGGCCGAATTCGTGTTTCGCCCGGCCGTGATCGCGGTGAGCGCAGGCCGTCCCGTTCGCCTCGTCTTCGCGAATCGCGGAAGGCTGGCCCACCAGTTCCAGGCGGACTACCTGCGCGCGCTCCCGGCGCGGATCTGGGATGACGCGACGCTCGCGGAGGTCCAGGGCGTCACCCTCGTTCGGGTCGAGCCCGCCGGCACGGCGTCGATCGAGTTCTATCCCCGGCGCCGGGGCCGCTTCGTCTTCGCCTGTACGATCGAGGGCCACCGCGAGGCGGGCATGCGGGGCGTGCTCGAGGTGAAGTGA
- a CDS encoding aminopeptidase produces MADPRIDKLARVLVHYSMKVRKGDLVRIGGTALAAPHIAAAYREVLLAGGHPAVRCTVDGIEEAYYKLATDEQLRFVSELDRREVDTLDCELRYLGAYNTRALTGVPPDRMRLRREAMRDLMSRFMERAARHELRWCLTQAPAQADAQEGEMSLREYEDFVYTAGHLDKDDPVAEWERVEREQAAVCARLGTVKTIRIVAPDTDLTVGVAGRTWISAAGEHNFPDGEVFTGPVETATNGTVRFTFPAIYGGREVAGIRLTFKEGRVTDARADKGEEFLRSMLDIDAGARVLGEFAFGLNYEIPRFTRNILFDEKIGGTLHMALGAAYPDTGGKNVSGLHWDMILDLRAGGAEALADGEVIYRNGRFLG; encoded by the coding sequence ATGGCGGATCCCCGGATCGACAAATTGGCCCGCGTGCTCGTCCATTACTCGATGAAGGTCCGGAAGGGCGACCTCGTCCGGATCGGGGGCACCGCGCTCGCCGCGCCCCACATCGCCGCTGCGTACCGGGAAGTGCTCCTCGCCGGCGGCCACCCGGCGGTGCGGTGCACGGTCGACGGCATCGAGGAAGCGTACTACAAGCTCGCGACCGACGAGCAGCTGCGGTTCGTGTCCGAGCTCGACCGGCGCGAAGTCGACACCCTCGACTGCGAGCTGCGGTACCTCGGCGCGTACAACACGCGCGCCCTCACCGGCGTGCCGCCCGACCGGATGCGGCTCCGCCGCGAGGCGATGCGCGACCTGATGAGCCGCTTCATGGAGCGGGCGGCCAGGCACGAGCTGCGCTGGTGTCTCACCCAGGCGCCGGCGCAGGCGGACGCGCAGGAAGGGGAGATGTCCCTTCGGGAGTACGAGGACTTCGTCTACACGGCGGGGCACCTCGACAAGGACGACCCGGTCGCGGAGTGGGAGCGGGTGGAGCGTGAGCAGGCGGCGGTCTGTGCCCGGCTCGGCACGGTCAAGACGATTCGCATCGTGGCCCCCGACACGGACCTCACGGTCGGCGTCGCCGGCCGGACATGGATCAGCGCGGCCGGCGAGCACAACTTTCCCGACGGCGAGGTCTTCACCGGCCCGGTCGAGACCGCGACCAACGGGACGGTGCGCTTTACGTTTCCGGCGATCTACGGCGGCCGCGAAGTCGCCGGCATCCGCCTCACGTTCAAGGAGGGGCGGGTCACCGACGCGCGCGCCGACAAGGGCGAAGAGTTTCTGCGGTCGATGCTGGACATCGACGCCGGGGCCCGGGTGCTCGGGGAATTCGCGTTCGGCCTCAACTACGAGATCCCGCGGTTTACGCGGAACATTCTCTTCGACGAAAAGATCGGCGGCACGCTCCACATGGCCCTCGGGGCCGCGTACCCCGACACCGGCGGCAAAAACGTCTCCGGCCTC